In Erinaceus europaeus unplaced genomic scaffold, mEriEur2.1 scaffold_1133, whole genome shotgun sequence, the DNA window CTATCCCTTTCCTCCTCATCTGTCAGCGCACTCTGCAGCACCTCTCGGAGAGGCCTGTGGCCCCGTGGCTGCCTGTACCTCCCCACAAAGAAGTAGATGAGGGGGTTCACCACGCTGTTGAGGATGGACAGCAAGTAGAGCGTGGGCAGGAGGACGTCAAAATAAGGAAACGTGTCTGAGTACAGAGTGGCCACCAGCACGGTGTCCAAGGGCAGCCCCAGCAGAAGGAAGGCCAGCACGCTGAGCGCGATGGTCAGGTACAGCCTGCCGGGCCGCCGCCGCCCAGAGCCGCAGCGGACCCGGAGCAGCAGGGCCAGGCTGGACGCACAGAGCACCAGCGATGTCAGCAGAGACACCACGTAATAGAACAGGTAGATTCTGTGACACGACGGGGAAgcaaagtaagaacagaaaggtcCTAACGTCCCGGAACAAGATGCCAGCACCCAGATGAGGGCGCAGACAGCGGAGGAGAggtgggccgggcggtggcagcGGTACCAGACGGGGTAGGGGACGGAGACGCAGCGCTGGGTGCTGACGGCCATCAGCAGACACACGCTGGCCAGCAAGGAGGCCTGCTTCACGGCTTCCACGAGGGCCTTGGCCATATTCAGGTGATGGCTCGAGATGATGATGGTGAGCCAGGCAATGTTGcccaggaggaagaggaagtcgGCACAGGCCAGGTTGAGGATGTAGACGGAGAAGGGGGTCCTCTGCACGCGGAAGCCCAGCAGCCAGACGACGGCCCCGTTCCCCAGCAGGCCCAGGAGGCCAACGACCATCACCAAAGCGTAGACCGCGTGGTAGAAATGGCACAGCGGCCTGGC includes these proteins:
- the LOC103125102 gene encoding mas-related G-protein coupled receptor member A2-like is translated as MTLCPSSAHRSGLLAIKVLFENPKCWLKVFLQECESSVVTDTSNATARARNARPLCHFYHAVYALVMVVGLLGLLGNGAVVWLLGFRVQRTPFSVYILNLACADFLFLLGNIAWLTIIISSHHLNMAKALVEAVKQASLLASVCLLMAVSTQRCVSVPYPVWYRCHRPAHLSSAVCALIWVLASCSGTLGPFCSYFASPSCHRIYLFYYVVSLLTSLVLCASSLALLLRVRCGSGRRRPGRLYLTIALSVLAFLLLGLPLDTVLVATLYSDTFPYFDVLLPTLYLLSILNSVVNPLIYFFVGRYRQPRGHRPLREVLQSALTDEEERDRQRGAPSPRLEVTSV